The following proteins are encoded in a genomic region of Oncorhynchus masou masou isolate Uvic2021 chromosome 32, UVic_Omas_1.1, whole genome shotgun sequence:
- the LOC135526674 gene encoding cytoplasmic polyadenylation element-binding protein 4-like isoform X4, with protein MDDYGFGVLVKNNGSGNKSAFPVRIPPHLQPQPPHLNHPANPPSPPSFVNSTSATNGGGSAWLFPSVTPHSNMQDEILDSDKSKALDLQDLQEKAQPQALSPGQQEAGGGLGELDGILPEDGSLEKGSLETGGKEKLRGGMDSPPVLGGFDYQDSLGMGTSGAQSTTTSSLTSFNNWSPTIPSNPSPVIGEDVGGGFFGPAGSNANGPQMLFQNFSHHAGPGFGGAGGSFSPQIGPVSQHHPPPHHYHPHNQGVPPQHRRSPASPHPPQPSFPPHPHRSGAFTQLPHLAPAQSKPPSPWGSYQSPAPPTSTSWSPGGGGYGGWGGSQGVREYRRGLNGGVTALNSISPLKKSFPNNQVPSQKYPRNNSGFNQKAWMEDSMSRTDNFPFQERTRSFDGFSMHSLENSLIDIMRAEQDSLKGRYGFSHQGGDGSLPMNGHSNLFPMEDERSFGEDESGDQGLPGLGSAHCFPHLNGERVERYSRKVFVGGLPPDIDEDEITASFRRFGHLFVDWPHKAESKSYFPPKGYAFLLFQDESSVQALIDACIEEDGKLYLCVSSPTIKDKPVQIRPWNLNDSDFVMDGSQPLDPRKTIFVGGVPRPLRAVELAMIMDRLYGGVCYAGIDTDPELKYPKGAGRVAFSNQQSYIAAISARFVQLQHGEIDKRVEVKPYVLDDQLCDECQGTRCGGKFAPFFCANVTCLQYYCEYCWAAIHSRAGREFHKPLVKEGGDRPRHISFRWN; from the exons ATGGACGACTACGGCTTCGGAGTCCTGGTGAAGAATAACGGCAGTGGCAACAAGTCTGCTTTCCCTGTGAGGATCCCCCCtcacctccaaccccagccccccCACCTCAATCACCCTGCCAACCCCCCCAGCCCCCCTTCATTCGTCAACAGCACCTCGGCCACCAATGGAGGAGGTAGCGCATGGCTGTTCCCCTCCGTAACACCCCACAGTAACATGCAAGATGAGATCCTTGACTCCGACAAGTCCAAAGCCCTGGACCTCCAGGACCTGCAGGAGAAGGCCCAGCCGCAGGCCCTCTCCCCTGGGCAACAAGAGGCTGGAGGTGGCCTAGGGGAGCTGGATGGAATCCTACCTGAGGACGGCTCCCTGGAGAAGGGCTCGTTGGAGACCGGTGGGAAGGAGAAGCTTAGGGGTGGGATGGACTCTCCTCCGGTGTTGGGGGGGTTTGACTACCAGGATAGCCTGGGGATGGGGACATCCGGAGCCCAatctaccaccacctcctccttgaCCTCCTTCAACAACTGGTCCCCGACCATACCTTCCAACCCCTCCCCCGTTATCGGCGAGGACGTCGGGGGTGGGTTCTTTGGCCCGGCTGGTTCCAACGCTAACGGACCCCAGATGCTGTTCCAGAACTTCTCCCACCACGCGGGGCCCGGCTTCGGAGGGGCGGGGGGCAGCTTCTCCCCCCAAATCGGCCCGGTCTCCCAGCACCACCCTCCtccccaccactaccacccccacAACCAGGGGGTCCCCCCTCAGCACCGTCGCTCTCCAgcctccccccaccctccccagccctccttccctcctcacccccaccgCTCTGGAGCTTTCACCCAGCTGCCCCACCTGGCCCCGGCCCAGTCCAAGCCCCCCTCCCCTTGGGGCAGCTACCAGAGCCCTGCCCCCCCCACTTCCACCTCCTGGAGTCCCGGGGGAGGTGGGTACGGTGGCTGGGGAGGGTCACAGGGGGTTCGTGAGTACCGCAGGGGCCTCAATGGAGGGGTGACGGCCCTCAACTCCATCTCACCACTTAAGAAGTCTTTCCCCAACAATCAG GTGCCCTCTCAGAAGTATCCTCGTAATAACTCTGGGTTCAACCAAAAGGCCTGGATGGAAGACAGCATGAGTCGCACTGACAACTTCCCTTTCCAG GAGAGAACCCGTTCCTTTGATGGCTTCAGCATGCACTCCCTGGAGAACAGTCTGATTGATATTATGAGGGCTGAACAGGATTCATTGAAAG GTCGCTATGGTTTCTCTCACCAGGGCGGAGATGGGTCTTTGCCCATGAATG GTCACTCTAACCTGTTTCCCATGGAGGACGAGCGGTCCTTCGGAGAGGACGAGTCAGGTGACCAGGGACTTCCTGGTTTAGGATCCGCCCACTGTTTCCCGCACCTCAACGGAGAGCGAGTGGAGAGATACTCACGCAAGGTGTTTGTGGGAGGACTGCCCCCCGATATAGACGAAG ATGAGATCACCGCCAGTTTCCGCCGGTTCGGTCACCTGTTTGTTGATTGGCCCCACAAGGCTGAGAGCAAGTCCTATTTCCCACCCAAAG GTTATGCATTCTTACTGTTCCAAGACGAGAGCTCTGTCCAGGCTCTGATCGATGCCTGTATCGAGGAGGATGGCAAGCTCTACCTCTGTGTCTCCAGCCCCACCATCAAGGACAAGCCT GTCCAGATCCGTCCCTGGAACCTGAATGACAGTGACTTTGTGATGGACGGCTCTCAGcctctggaccccaggaagaccaTCTTCGTAGGGGGGGTGCCACGTCCTCTGCGTGCAG TGGAGCTGGCCATGATAATGGAtcgtctgtatggaggagtgtgttACGCTGGCATCGACACAGACCCTGAGCTGAAGTACCCTAAAGGAGCGGGCCGTGTGGCATTCTCCAATCAGCAGAGCTACATCGCTGCTATCAGCGCTCGATTCGTTCAGCTGCAGCACGGCGAGATCGACAAACGG gtggAAGTGAAGCCATATGTGCTGGATGACCAGCTGTGTGATGAGTGCCAGGGGACACGCTGTGGGGGGAAGTTCGCTCCCTTCTTCTGCGCTAACGTCACCTGTCTCCAGTACTACTGCGAGTACTGCTGGGCCGCCATCCACTCCCGGGCCGGACGAGAGTTCCACAAGCCACTGGTCAAGGAGGGGGGAGACCGGCCCCGACACATATCCTTCAGGTGgaattag
- the LOC135526674 gene encoding cytoplasmic polyadenylation element-binding protein 4-like isoform X1 has translation MDDYGFGVLVKNNGSGNKSAFPVRIPPHLQPQPPHLNHPANPPSPPSFVNSTSATNGGGSAWLFPSVTPHSNMQDEILDSDKSKALDLQDLQEKAQPQALSPGQQEAGGGLGELDGILPEDGSLEKGSLETGGKEKLRGGMDSPPVLGGFDYQDSLGMGTSGAQSTTTSSLTSFNNWSPTIPSNPSPVIGEDVGGGFFGPAGSNANGPQMLFQNFSHHAGPGFGGAGGSFSPQIGPVSQHHPPPHHYHPHNQGVPPQHRRSPASPHPPQPSFPPHPHRSGAFTQLPHLAPAQSKPPSPWGSYQSPAPPTSTSWSPGGGGYGGWGGSQGVREYRRGLNGGVTALNSISPLKKSFPNNQVPSQKYPRNNSGFNQKAWMEDSMSRTDNFPFQQERTRSFDGFSMHSLENSLIDIMRAEQDSLKGRYGFSHQGGDGSLPMNARSYGRRRGHSNLFPMEDERSFGEDESGDQGLPGLGSAHCFPHLNGERVERYSRKVFVGGLPPDIDEDEITASFRRFGHLFVDWPHKAESKSYFPPKGYAFLLFQDESSVQALIDACIEEDGKLYLCVSSPTIKDKPVQIRPWNLNDSDFVMDGSQPLDPRKTIFVGGVPRPLRAVELAMIMDRLYGGVCYAGIDTDPELKYPKGAGRVAFSNQQSYIAAISARFVQLQHGEIDKRVEVKPYVLDDQLCDECQGTRCGGKFAPFFCANVTCLQYYCEYCWAAIHSRAGREFHKPLVKEGGDRPRHISFRWN, from the exons ATGGACGACTACGGCTTCGGAGTCCTGGTGAAGAATAACGGCAGTGGCAACAAGTCTGCTTTCCCTGTGAGGATCCCCCCtcacctccaaccccagccccccCACCTCAATCACCCTGCCAACCCCCCCAGCCCCCCTTCATTCGTCAACAGCACCTCGGCCACCAATGGAGGAGGTAGCGCATGGCTGTTCCCCTCCGTAACACCCCACAGTAACATGCAAGATGAGATCCTTGACTCCGACAAGTCCAAAGCCCTGGACCTCCAGGACCTGCAGGAGAAGGCCCAGCCGCAGGCCCTCTCCCCTGGGCAACAAGAGGCTGGAGGTGGCCTAGGGGAGCTGGATGGAATCCTACCTGAGGACGGCTCCCTGGAGAAGGGCTCGTTGGAGACCGGTGGGAAGGAGAAGCTTAGGGGTGGGATGGACTCTCCTCCGGTGTTGGGGGGGTTTGACTACCAGGATAGCCTGGGGATGGGGACATCCGGAGCCCAatctaccaccacctcctccttgaCCTCCTTCAACAACTGGTCCCCGACCATACCTTCCAACCCCTCCCCCGTTATCGGCGAGGACGTCGGGGGTGGGTTCTTTGGCCCGGCTGGTTCCAACGCTAACGGACCCCAGATGCTGTTCCAGAACTTCTCCCACCACGCGGGGCCCGGCTTCGGAGGGGCGGGGGGCAGCTTCTCCCCCCAAATCGGCCCGGTCTCCCAGCACCACCCTCCtccccaccactaccacccccacAACCAGGGGGTCCCCCCTCAGCACCGTCGCTCTCCAgcctccccccaccctccccagccctccttccctcctcacccccaccgCTCTGGAGCTTTCACCCAGCTGCCCCACCTGGCCCCGGCCCAGTCCAAGCCCCCCTCCCCTTGGGGCAGCTACCAGAGCCCTGCCCCCCCCACTTCCACCTCCTGGAGTCCCGGGGGAGGTGGGTACGGTGGCTGGGGAGGGTCACAGGGGGTTCGTGAGTACCGCAGGGGCCTCAATGGAGGGGTGACGGCCCTCAACTCCATCTCACCACTTAAGAAGTCTTTCCCCAACAATCAG GTGCCCTCTCAGAAGTATCCTCGTAATAACTCTGGGTTCAACCAAAAGGCCTGGATGGAAGACAGCATGAGTCGCACTGACAACTTCCCTTTCCAG caGGAGAGAACCCGTTCCTTTGATGGCTTCAGCATGCACTCCCTGGAGAACAGTCTGATTGATATTATGAGGGCTGAACAGGATTCATTGAAAG GTCGCTATGGTTTCTCTCACCAGGGCGGAGATGGGTCTTTGCCCATGAATG CTAGGAGCTATGGCAGACGACGAG GTCACTCTAACCTGTTTCCCATGGAGGACGAGCGGTCCTTCGGAGAGGACGAGTCAGGTGACCAGGGACTTCCTGGTTTAGGATCCGCCCACTGTTTCCCGCACCTCAACGGAGAGCGAGTGGAGAGATACTCACGCAAGGTGTTTGTGGGAGGACTGCCCCCCGATATAGACGAAG ATGAGATCACCGCCAGTTTCCGCCGGTTCGGTCACCTGTTTGTTGATTGGCCCCACAAGGCTGAGAGCAAGTCCTATTTCCCACCCAAAG GTTATGCATTCTTACTGTTCCAAGACGAGAGCTCTGTCCAGGCTCTGATCGATGCCTGTATCGAGGAGGATGGCAAGCTCTACCTCTGTGTCTCCAGCCCCACCATCAAGGACAAGCCT GTCCAGATCCGTCCCTGGAACCTGAATGACAGTGACTTTGTGATGGACGGCTCTCAGcctctggaccccaggaagaccaTCTTCGTAGGGGGGGTGCCACGTCCTCTGCGTGCAG TGGAGCTGGCCATGATAATGGAtcgtctgtatggaggagtgtgttACGCTGGCATCGACACAGACCCTGAGCTGAAGTACCCTAAAGGAGCGGGCCGTGTGGCATTCTCCAATCAGCAGAGCTACATCGCTGCTATCAGCGCTCGATTCGTTCAGCTGCAGCACGGCGAGATCGACAAACGG gtggAAGTGAAGCCATATGTGCTGGATGACCAGCTGTGTGATGAGTGCCAGGGGACACGCTGTGGGGGGAAGTTCGCTCCCTTCTTCTGCGCTAACGTCACCTGTCTCCAGTACTACTGCGAGTACTGCTGGGCCGCCATCCACTCCCGGGCCGGACGAGAGTTCCACAAGCCACTGGTCAAGGAGGGGGGAGACCGGCCCCGACACATATCCTTCAGGTGgaattag
- the LOC135526674 gene encoding cytoplasmic polyadenylation element-binding protein 4-like isoform X2, whose product MDDYGFGVLVKNNGSGNKSAFPVRIPPHLQPQPPHLNHPANPPSPPSFVNSTSATNGGGSAWLFPSVTPHSNMQDEILDSDKSKALDLQDLQEKAQPQALSPGQQEAGGGLGELDGILPEDGSLEKGSLETGGKEKLRGGMDSPPVLGGFDYQDSLGMGTSGAQSTTTSSLTSFNNWSPTIPSNPSPVIGEDVGGGFFGPAGSNANGPQMLFQNFSHHAGPGFGGAGGSFSPQIGPVSQHHPPPHHYHPHNQGVPPQHRRSPASPHPPQPSFPPHPHRSGAFTQLPHLAPAQSKPPSPWGSYQSPAPPTSTSWSPGGGGYGGWGGSQGVREYRRGLNGGVTALNSISPLKKSFPNNQVPSQKYPRNNSGFNQKAWMEDSMSRTDNFPFQERTRSFDGFSMHSLENSLIDIMRAEQDSLKGRYGFSHQGGDGSLPMNARSYGRRRGHSNLFPMEDERSFGEDESGDQGLPGLGSAHCFPHLNGERVERYSRKVFVGGLPPDIDEDEITASFRRFGHLFVDWPHKAESKSYFPPKGYAFLLFQDESSVQALIDACIEEDGKLYLCVSSPTIKDKPVQIRPWNLNDSDFVMDGSQPLDPRKTIFVGGVPRPLRAVELAMIMDRLYGGVCYAGIDTDPELKYPKGAGRVAFSNQQSYIAAISARFVQLQHGEIDKRVEVKPYVLDDQLCDECQGTRCGGKFAPFFCANVTCLQYYCEYCWAAIHSRAGREFHKPLVKEGGDRPRHISFRWN is encoded by the exons ATGGACGACTACGGCTTCGGAGTCCTGGTGAAGAATAACGGCAGTGGCAACAAGTCTGCTTTCCCTGTGAGGATCCCCCCtcacctccaaccccagccccccCACCTCAATCACCCTGCCAACCCCCCCAGCCCCCCTTCATTCGTCAACAGCACCTCGGCCACCAATGGAGGAGGTAGCGCATGGCTGTTCCCCTCCGTAACACCCCACAGTAACATGCAAGATGAGATCCTTGACTCCGACAAGTCCAAAGCCCTGGACCTCCAGGACCTGCAGGAGAAGGCCCAGCCGCAGGCCCTCTCCCCTGGGCAACAAGAGGCTGGAGGTGGCCTAGGGGAGCTGGATGGAATCCTACCTGAGGACGGCTCCCTGGAGAAGGGCTCGTTGGAGACCGGTGGGAAGGAGAAGCTTAGGGGTGGGATGGACTCTCCTCCGGTGTTGGGGGGGTTTGACTACCAGGATAGCCTGGGGATGGGGACATCCGGAGCCCAatctaccaccacctcctccttgaCCTCCTTCAACAACTGGTCCCCGACCATACCTTCCAACCCCTCCCCCGTTATCGGCGAGGACGTCGGGGGTGGGTTCTTTGGCCCGGCTGGTTCCAACGCTAACGGACCCCAGATGCTGTTCCAGAACTTCTCCCACCACGCGGGGCCCGGCTTCGGAGGGGCGGGGGGCAGCTTCTCCCCCCAAATCGGCCCGGTCTCCCAGCACCACCCTCCtccccaccactaccacccccacAACCAGGGGGTCCCCCCTCAGCACCGTCGCTCTCCAgcctccccccaccctccccagccctccttccctcctcacccccaccgCTCTGGAGCTTTCACCCAGCTGCCCCACCTGGCCCCGGCCCAGTCCAAGCCCCCCTCCCCTTGGGGCAGCTACCAGAGCCCTGCCCCCCCCACTTCCACCTCCTGGAGTCCCGGGGGAGGTGGGTACGGTGGCTGGGGAGGGTCACAGGGGGTTCGTGAGTACCGCAGGGGCCTCAATGGAGGGGTGACGGCCCTCAACTCCATCTCACCACTTAAGAAGTCTTTCCCCAACAATCAG GTGCCCTCTCAGAAGTATCCTCGTAATAACTCTGGGTTCAACCAAAAGGCCTGGATGGAAGACAGCATGAGTCGCACTGACAACTTCCCTTTCCAG GAGAGAACCCGTTCCTTTGATGGCTTCAGCATGCACTCCCTGGAGAACAGTCTGATTGATATTATGAGGGCTGAACAGGATTCATTGAAAG GTCGCTATGGTTTCTCTCACCAGGGCGGAGATGGGTCTTTGCCCATGAATG CTAGGAGCTATGGCAGACGACGAG GTCACTCTAACCTGTTTCCCATGGAGGACGAGCGGTCCTTCGGAGAGGACGAGTCAGGTGACCAGGGACTTCCTGGTTTAGGATCCGCCCACTGTTTCCCGCACCTCAACGGAGAGCGAGTGGAGAGATACTCACGCAAGGTGTTTGTGGGAGGACTGCCCCCCGATATAGACGAAG ATGAGATCACCGCCAGTTTCCGCCGGTTCGGTCACCTGTTTGTTGATTGGCCCCACAAGGCTGAGAGCAAGTCCTATTTCCCACCCAAAG GTTATGCATTCTTACTGTTCCAAGACGAGAGCTCTGTCCAGGCTCTGATCGATGCCTGTATCGAGGAGGATGGCAAGCTCTACCTCTGTGTCTCCAGCCCCACCATCAAGGACAAGCCT GTCCAGATCCGTCCCTGGAACCTGAATGACAGTGACTTTGTGATGGACGGCTCTCAGcctctggaccccaggaagaccaTCTTCGTAGGGGGGGTGCCACGTCCTCTGCGTGCAG TGGAGCTGGCCATGATAATGGAtcgtctgtatggaggagtgtgttACGCTGGCATCGACACAGACCCTGAGCTGAAGTACCCTAAAGGAGCGGGCCGTGTGGCATTCTCCAATCAGCAGAGCTACATCGCTGCTATCAGCGCTCGATTCGTTCAGCTGCAGCACGGCGAGATCGACAAACGG gtggAAGTGAAGCCATATGTGCTGGATGACCAGCTGTGTGATGAGTGCCAGGGGACACGCTGTGGGGGGAAGTTCGCTCCCTTCTTCTGCGCTAACGTCACCTGTCTCCAGTACTACTGCGAGTACTGCTGGGCCGCCATCCACTCCCGGGCCGGACGAGAGTTCCACAAGCCACTGGTCAAGGAGGGGGGAGACCGGCCCCGACACATATCCTTCAGGTGgaattag
- the LOC135526674 gene encoding cytoplasmic polyadenylation element-binding protein 4-like isoform X3, translating to MDDYGFGVLVKNNGSGNKSAFPVRIPPHLQPQPPHLNHPANPPSPPSFVNSTSATNGGGSAWLFPSVTPHSNMQDEILDSDKSKALDLQDLQEKAQPQALSPGQQEAGGGLGELDGILPEDGSLEKGSLETGGKEKLRGGMDSPPVLGGFDYQDSLGMGTSGAQSTTTSSLTSFNNWSPTIPSNPSPVIGEDVGGGFFGPAGSNANGPQMLFQNFSHHAGPGFGGAGGSFSPQIGPVSQHHPPPHHYHPHNQGVPPQHRRSPASPHPPQPSFPPHPHRSGAFTQLPHLAPAQSKPPSPWGSYQSPAPPTSTSWSPGGGGYGGWGGSQGVREYRRGLNGGVTALNSISPLKKSFPNNQVPSQKYPRNNSGFNQKAWMEDSMSRTDNFPFQQERTRSFDGFSMHSLENSLIDIMRAEQDSLKGRYGFSHQGGDGSLPMNGHSNLFPMEDERSFGEDESGDQGLPGLGSAHCFPHLNGERVERYSRKVFVGGLPPDIDEDEITASFRRFGHLFVDWPHKAESKSYFPPKGYAFLLFQDESSVQALIDACIEEDGKLYLCVSSPTIKDKPVQIRPWNLNDSDFVMDGSQPLDPRKTIFVGGVPRPLRAVELAMIMDRLYGGVCYAGIDTDPELKYPKGAGRVAFSNQQSYIAAISARFVQLQHGEIDKRVEVKPYVLDDQLCDECQGTRCGGKFAPFFCANVTCLQYYCEYCWAAIHSRAGREFHKPLVKEGGDRPRHISFRWN from the exons ATGGACGACTACGGCTTCGGAGTCCTGGTGAAGAATAACGGCAGTGGCAACAAGTCTGCTTTCCCTGTGAGGATCCCCCCtcacctccaaccccagccccccCACCTCAATCACCCTGCCAACCCCCCCAGCCCCCCTTCATTCGTCAACAGCACCTCGGCCACCAATGGAGGAGGTAGCGCATGGCTGTTCCCCTCCGTAACACCCCACAGTAACATGCAAGATGAGATCCTTGACTCCGACAAGTCCAAAGCCCTGGACCTCCAGGACCTGCAGGAGAAGGCCCAGCCGCAGGCCCTCTCCCCTGGGCAACAAGAGGCTGGAGGTGGCCTAGGGGAGCTGGATGGAATCCTACCTGAGGACGGCTCCCTGGAGAAGGGCTCGTTGGAGACCGGTGGGAAGGAGAAGCTTAGGGGTGGGATGGACTCTCCTCCGGTGTTGGGGGGGTTTGACTACCAGGATAGCCTGGGGATGGGGACATCCGGAGCCCAatctaccaccacctcctccttgaCCTCCTTCAACAACTGGTCCCCGACCATACCTTCCAACCCCTCCCCCGTTATCGGCGAGGACGTCGGGGGTGGGTTCTTTGGCCCGGCTGGTTCCAACGCTAACGGACCCCAGATGCTGTTCCAGAACTTCTCCCACCACGCGGGGCCCGGCTTCGGAGGGGCGGGGGGCAGCTTCTCCCCCCAAATCGGCCCGGTCTCCCAGCACCACCCTCCtccccaccactaccacccccacAACCAGGGGGTCCCCCCTCAGCACCGTCGCTCTCCAgcctccccccaccctccccagccctccttccctcctcacccccaccgCTCTGGAGCTTTCACCCAGCTGCCCCACCTGGCCCCGGCCCAGTCCAAGCCCCCCTCCCCTTGGGGCAGCTACCAGAGCCCTGCCCCCCCCACTTCCACCTCCTGGAGTCCCGGGGGAGGTGGGTACGGTGGCTGGGGAGGGTCACAGGGGGTTCGTGAGTACCGCAGGGGCCTCAATGGAGGGGTGACGGCCCTCAACTCCATCTCACCACTTAAGAAGTCTTTCCCCAACAATCAG GTGCCCTCTCAGAAGTATCCTCGTAATAACTCTGGGTTCAACCAAAAGGCCTGGATGGAAGACAGCATGAGTCGCACTGACAACTTCCCTTTCCAG caGGAGAGAACCCGTTCCTTTGATGGCTTCAGCATGCACTCCCTGGAGAACAGTCTGATTGATATTATGAGGGCTGAACAGGATTCATTGAAAG GTCGCTATGGTTTCTCTCACCAGGGCGGAGATGGGTCTTTGCCCATGAATG GTCACTCTAACCTGTTTCCCATGGAGGACGAGCGGTCCTTCGGAGAGGACGAGTCAGGTGACCAGGGACTTCCTGGTTTAGGATCCGCCCACTGTTTCCCGCACCTCAACGGAGAGCGAGTGGAGAGATACTCACGCAAGGTGTTTGTGGGAGGACTGCCCCCCGATATAGACGAAG ATGAGATCACCGCCAGTTTCCGCCGGTTCGGTCACCTGTTTGTTGATTGGCCCCACAAGGCTGAGAGCAAGTCCTATTTCCCACCCAAAG GTTATGCATTCTTACTGTTCCAAGACGAGAGCTCTGTCCAGGCTCTGATCGATGCCTGTATCGAGGAGGATGGCAAGCTCTACCTCTGTGTCTCCAGCCCCACCATCAAGGACAAGCCT GTCCAGATCCGTCCCTGGAACCTGAATGACAGTGACTTTGTGATGGACGGCTCTCAGcctctggaccccaggaagaccaTCTTCGTAGGGGGGGTGCCACGTCCTCTGCGTGCAG TGGAGCTGGCCATGATAATGGAtcgtctgtatggaggagtgtgttACGCTGGCATCGACACAGACCCTGAGCTGAAGTACCCTAAAGGAGCGGGCCGTGTGGCATTCTCCAATCAGCAGAGCTACATCGCTGCTATCAGCGCTCGATTCGTTCAGCTGCAGCACGGCGAGATCGACAAACGG gtggAAGTGAAGCCATATGTGCTGGATGACCAGCTGTGTGATGAGTGCCAGGGGACACGCTGTGGGGGGAAGTTCGCTCCCTTCTTCTGCGCTAACGTCACCTGTCTCCAGTACTACTGCGAGTACTGCTGGGCCGCCATCCACTCCCGGGCCGGACGAGAGTTCCACAAGCCACTGGTCAAGGAGGGGGGAGACCGGCCCCGACACATATCCTTCAGGTGgaattag